In Thiospirochaeta perfilievii, a single window of DNA contains:
- a CDS encoding helix-turn-helix transcriptional regulator: MVNIPKDQEERFEDWIKKEDLGVVLIIGSPNIVLLKNYYLRAAGIKTINKLFTKFLKGQNYDGCIGRVVHNIEDLPNSLDDLEDLMDNRFFSTYKGITSKMFFRVYPTLIGLEPSLEDTIDVMQKLIEVGNEHRIKIELDNFSHQMINQSFSESMVKDWFCRLTLGALTAVVEANKLSRANLPGNSDIIMEIQRCTRLYELEDKITGILYNAIDKQDIQSSKTLVKNMKFIVENHYMDNLKLKDLSQVLNYNSAYLGKVFKAEVGESFSVYLDKYRVEMSKKYLSQGYKVYQVAEKVGYSYVDYFHTKFKKYAGMSPLEYRKLES; encoded by the coding sequence ATGGTTAATATCCCAAAAGATCAAGAGGAAAGATTTGAAGATTGGATAAAAAAAGAGGACTTAGGTGTTGTTTTAATTATTGGAAGCCCAAATATAGTTTTATTAAAAAATTACTACTTAAGAGCAGCAGGAATAAAAACAATAAACAAATTATTTACAAAATTTCTAAAAGGACAAAACTATGATGGTTGTATCGGCAGGGTTGTTCACAATATTGAAGACTTACCAAACTCCTTGGACGATTTAGAAGATCTAATGGATAATCGATTTTTCTCCACATATAAGGGCATTACTTCCAAGATGTTTTTTAGAGTATACCCAACTCTAATTGGATTAGAACCTAGCCTAGAGGATACTATAGATGTTATGCAAAAGCTAATAGAGGTTGGAAACGAACATCGAATAAAAATAGAGTTAGATAATTTCTCCCATCAAATGATAAATCAAAGTTTTTCAGAGAGTATGGTAAAGGATTGGTTTTGTAGATTAACCCTTGGGGCGTTAACTGCTGTGGTAGAGGCTAATAAACTATCTAGAGCAAATCTTCCAGGTAATAGTGATATTATAATGGAAATTCAGCGCTGCACTAGATTATATGAACTGGAGGATAAGATAACAGGTATTTTATACAACGCTATAGATAAACAGGATATTCAGTCTAGTAAAACTCTTGTCAAAAATATGAAATTTATAGTGGAGAATCACTATATGGATAATCTTAAACTAAAGGACCTTTCCCAAGTTCTAAACTATAACAGTGCCTACCTTGGAAAGGTTTTTAAAGCGGAAGTTGGTGAGAGTTTTAGCGTCTATCTAGATAAATATAGGGTTGAAATGTCAAAAAAATATCTATCCCAAGGTTATAAAGTCTACCAAGTTGCGGAGAAAGTAGGATACTCATATGTAGATTATTTTCATACTAAATTTAAAAAATATGCAGGAATGTCACCTCTAGAATACCGAAAGTTAGAGAGTTAG
- a CDS encoding IS1182 family transposase, which yields MYITDFSNHKQSYLDLNISIPLKVTDHEAALMLMLQGLDYSKFEKPKKKSGRPPAVDSYTMMLILLYARTQGKYSSRDTEKLCKRDLFLLKVLDGKKAPDHSTIDRFIQQHSDAIDNLFYQQINRLGSLGELTKNIVFQDGTKIESKANRYTFIWKKSIKKNLPKLINHIEEIIHESVNLYPIELENSSPEDALKSIIEYLMGTTDNLKPNKTGRGHRITAEQRIFRDTNIYLKKLEDYKSQLDAMPERNSMSKTDPDATFMRMKEDHMRNGQLKPAYNLQVLVDGGYIVGNYASSDRTDYATMIPAIDHMHERIDWKYKKYCADSGYDCQHNHEALEKRDIESYIKPMKYEHSKKRKVKSDIGLKDNMTYDKDNDCFICSRGKKLVLKHLKVKKDKYGNEQVTHVYRCKRGCKSCLVKSACMKKSKAKYKQVQINHTLAEFQRKSTERISSPLGKEIRVNRSIQAEGAFAQIKNNWSFKRFLRKGIKGIHTDWNLMCMSMNIIHLGYRLARNELGIPFYHTLENSA from the coding sequence ATGTATATTACAGACTTTTCCAATCATAAACAATCATATTTAGACTTAAATATTTCTATTCCATTAAAAGTAACAGATCATGAAGCGGCACTAATGCTTATGTTACAGGGTCTAGATTATAGTAAATTTGAAAAACCTAAGAAAAAGTCTGGACGACCTCCTGCTGTGGATAGTTATACAATGATGCTGATACTTCTATATGCTCGAACACAGGGAAAGTATAGCTCTCGTGATACCGAGAAGTTATGCAAGAGAGATCTCTTTCTATTAAAAGTTCTTGATGGTAAAAAAGCTCCTGACCATTCAACCATAGATAGATTCATACAACAGCACTCAGATGCAATAGACAACCTTTTTTATCAGCAAATTAATCGTCTCGGATCTTTGGGAGAATTAACAAAAAATATAGTTTTCCAAGATGGAACCAAAATTGAGTCCAAAGCTAACAGATATACATTTATTTGGAAAAAATCTATTAAAAAGAACCTTCCTAAACTAATAAATCATATAGAAGAAATAATACATGAATCTGTAAACTTATATCCAATAGAATTAGAGAATAGTTCTCCCGAAGATGCTCTAAAAAGTATAATAGAGTATTTAATGGGAACTACTGATAACCTGAAGCCAAATAAAACAGGACGTGGTCATCGGATTACAGCGGAACAGAGAATATTTAGAGATACTAACATATATTTAAAGAAATTAGAGGATTATAAGAGTCAACTAGATGCTATGCCCGAGCGAAATAGTATGAGTAAAACTGATCCCGATGCTACTTTTATGAGGATGAAAGAGGACCATATGCGGAATGGACAATTGAAACCTGCATATAATCTTCAGGTTCTAGTTGATGGAGGTTATATTGTTGGAAACTACGCTAGTTCAGACAGAACTGATTATGCAACAATGATTCCAGCTATCGACCACATGCATGAAAGAATAGATTGGAAGTATAAAAAATATTGTGCTGATAGTGGGTATGATTGTCAGCACAACCATGAGGCATTGGAAAAAAGGGACATTGAGTCATATATAAAGCCAATGAAATATGAACACTCAAAAAAGAGGAAAGTAAAATCAGACATTGGGCTAAAGGATAATATGACCTATGATAAGGACAATGATTGTTTCATCTGTTCTAGAGGTAAAAAGTTAGTTCTAAAACATCTGAAAGTTAAGAAGGATAAGTATGGTAATGAGCAAGTTACGCATGTATACAGATGTAAACGAGGGTGTAAAAGTTGCCTTGTAAAATCTGCCTGTATGAAAAAAAGTAAAGCAAAATATAAACAGGTACAGATAAATCATACTCTTGCAGAGTTTCAGAGAAAATCTACTGAAAGGATTTCTAGTCCCTTAGGTAAAGAGATAAGGGTTAACAGAAGTATTCAAGCTGAAGGAGCTTTTGCACAGATAAAAAATAACTGGTCATTTAAAAGGTTCTTAAGAAAAGGGATTAAAGGTATACATACAGATTGGAATCTGATGTGTATGTCTATGAATATTATTCACTTGGGTTATAGACTAGCAAGAAATGAACTTGGTATCCCATTTTACCATACCCTTGAAAATTCCGCTTAG
- a CDS encoding carbohydrate ABC transporter permease, with translation MSTLRTVVGTITGLTACTMVAFTLSRKDFQARGPFSVFLALTLYVSGGLIPGFILIRDLHLMNNFWVYIFPSMVNAFYIFMIRTYMDGLPFELQESAFIDGANDIKIFFKIVLPLCTPVIATIALFIAVGQWNSWFDTYLYNGSSDILTTLQFELMKILQSTQTGADQARNNSTLEVMKSITPESIKMAITIVTVVPILMVYPFLQRYFVKGMTIGAVKS, from the coding sequence ATGTCCACACTAAGGACGGTTGTAGGAACAATTACAGGGTTAACAGCATGTACTATGGTTGCCTTTACTCTTAGTAGAAAGGACTTCCAGGCAAGGGGACCTTTTTCCGTATTCCTAGCCTTGACCTTATATGTTTCCGGAGGGCTAATTCCTGGTTTTATATTAATAAGGGACCTTCATTTAATGAATAACTTCTGGGTCTATATATTTCCTTCAATGGTTAATGCCTTCTACATCTTTATGATTAGAACATATATGGATGGTCTACCCTTTGAACTACAGGAGTCTGCATTTATAGATGGAGCCAATGATATAAAGATTTTCTTTAAAATAGTGCTTCCTCTATGTACCCCTGTTATAGCGACAATAGCCCTTTTTATAGCTGTTGGGCAGTGGAACTCATGGTTTGATACATATCTATACAACGGTTCTAGCGATATTTTAACTACATTACAATTTGAGCTAATGAAGATTTTACAAAGTACACAAACCGGTGCGGATCAAGCTAGAAATAATTCCACTTTAGAGGTGATGAAATCAATAACTCCTGAGAGTATAAAAATGGCTATTACAATTGTTACAGTAGTTCCAATTTTAATGGTTTATCCATTCCTACAAAGATATTTTGTTAAAGGAATGACAATTGGTGCAGTAAAGAGTTAA
- a CDS encoding sensor histidine kinase, with product MQSEDMAICIEDNGPGISEEKLKHLFTIPKNNGTRIGIRNVNERLRLSFGEEYGLRISEPNGGGVKIEFVIPKERVL from the coding sequence ATGCAGAGTGAAGATATGGCCATATGCATTGAAGATAATGGGCCAGGTATTTCTGAAGAAAAATTAAAACATCTTTTTACAATTCCTAAAAATAATGGAACAAGGATTGGTATAAGAAATGTTAACGAGAGGTTAAGACTCTCATTTGGAGAGGAGTATGGACTACGTATCTCCGAACCAAATGGAGGTGGTGTTAAAATCGAATTTGTAATTCCAAAAGAGAGAGTATTATGA
- a CDS encoding ABC transporter permease — protein MAEKLKPFFKKMRQQKYLYLMSVPFLLLVLVFNYIPIWGWTMAFQKFRLGRSFFEQEWVGFANFIEIFADPLFYKVLRNTLAMSIMGLIGGFTIPVIFAVSINEVKNGPFKKAIQTISYLPHFVSWVVVAGIFYKILSVDGGVVNDVLVKLGFINQPIQFMAKGKLFWWIVTIADLWKEMGWNSIIFIASISAISPELYDAAKVDGCGRFKQIWHITLPGIRSVITVLLILSIGNLIRIGFEKQMLLANSLVYDYSEVLDLYALKYGLGLNRFSFGTAIGMVSSLVSVGLLLTANGLFKRYSDESVM, from the coding sequence GTGGCAGAAAAGCTTAAGCCTTTTTTTAAGAAAATGAGACAGCAAAAATATCTATATTTAATGTCCGTTCCATTTTTATTATTAGTCCTTGTCTTTAACTATATCCCTATATGGGGGTGGACAATGGCTTTTCAGAAATTTCGATTGGGAAGATCTTTTTTTGAACAGGAATGGGTTGGTTTTGCCAATTTTATTGAAATATTTGCTGATCCACTTTTCTATAAAGTATTAAGAAATACATTAGCGATGAGTATTATGGGACTTATTGGTGGTTTTACAATCCCGGTAATATTTGCAGTATCAATTAATGAAGTAAAAAATGGTCCTTTCAAAAAGGCTATACAAACAATATCTTATCTTCCCCATTTTGTCTCTTGGGTAGTTGTAGCAGGTATTTTCTATAAAATATTATCAGTTGATGGTGGGGTCGTTAACGATGTTCTAGTTAAATTGGGCTTTATTAACCAACCAATACAGTTTATGGCTAAGGGAAAACTATTCTGGTGGATAGTTACTATTGCGGATTTATGGAAAGAGATGGGCTGGAACTCCATTATTTTTATAGCATCCATATCTGCTATAAGCCCTGAATTGTACGATGCAGCCAAAGTGGATGGTTGTGGAAGATTTAAGCAAATATGGCATATTACCCTTCCTGGTATAAGAAGTGTTATTACTGTTTTACTTATTTTATCCATAGGAAACCTGATTAGAATAGGTTTCGAGAAGCAGATGTTATTAGCAAACTCACTTGTGTACGACTATTCTGAAGTTTTAGATCTTTATGCTCTTAAATATGGTCTAGGATTAAACCGGTTCTCCTTTGGTACTGCCATAGGAATGGTTAGCTCACTTGTTAGTGTTGGGCTTCTATTAACCGCTAATGGTCTATTTAAACGGTATAGCGATGAGAGTGTAATGTAA
- a CDS encoding response regulator: MIKLIIADDERLIREGLKTIINWKSLGFEIVADARDGEECLEKLNTLKPEVCIIDIRMPGKSGLEVIKEVRSMGLLQKSL, encoded by the coding sequence ATGATTAAACTGATAATTGCTGATGATGAGAGATTAATCCGTGAGGGGTTAAAAACCATAATAAATTGGAAAAGTCTTGGTTTTGAGATCGTTGCAGATGCTAGGGATGGAGAAGAGTGTTTAGAAAAGTTAAATACCCTTAAGCCAGAAGTCTGTATTATTGATATACGAATGCCGGGTAAAAGTGGTCTTGAAGTTATTAAAGAGGTTAGATCTATGGGGCTGTTGCAAAAGTCATTATGA
- a CDS encoding ABC transporter substrate-binding protein: protein MSKLTKISVLLALVVSLVLPVYSNGNQEVQSEDGTVTFTGFFSDPNPNWDNMESDTGKYIMEKTGVKLDVEMAVGDPEQKINLIAASGVYPDLISPKGASGALIEAGALLDLTELIDQHAPNIKAVLGDQMKRLRYSNDDKSIYFIPSDALNQYYYRVGGPFNLQLDVVKELGYPEIRTLEQYEAAIQAYVNKYPTIDGQKTIGLSLLADDWRIMISTTNPAFFATGAPDDGEFTIDPETFDAQIHYKRPAEREYFRWLNHMNDIGLLDQESFVQKYDQYIAKIASGRVLAAIDQDWEISQAVNSLKSEGKYNRIYGRFPVTLNKDYKIPVFQQTGFSGGWGLAITTSCKDPVKAIKFLDYLASEEGQIVVNWGLEGIHYNYDENGKRVIPDDVMDMKVNDNNKFKMETGIGNYLLSARYGDGNKDSTGNYFTTNNPEMILKDYSDLEKEVLAGYGATFWKDLFPKEDEFPVKPWGAAWNIPIPNDSPITVFQQKEQDIVRRLIPEAILATPAEFDEVYDQLLEELEAINATEMEKEYSKYIKKRIQLWND, encoded by the coding sequence ATGTCAAAACTAACAAAAATTAGTGTTTTATTGGCACTAGTTGTTTCCCTTGTTTTACCAGTCTATTCAAATGGTAATCAAGAGGTGCAATCAGAAGATGGAACTGTAACATTTACAGGTTTTTTCTCAGACCCTAACCCTAACTGGGATAACATGGAGAGTGATACAGGGAAGTATATAATGGAAAAAACTGGTGTTAAACTAGATGTTGAAATGGCAGTTGGAGATCCGGAACAAAAAATAAACTTAATTGCCGCTTCTGGTGTTTACCCTGACTTAATTAGTCCAAAGGGTGCGTCAGGTGCTTTAATCGAAGCGGGTGCTCTATTAGATCTTACAGAATTAATTGATCAACACGCTCCTAATATTAAGGCTGTATTAGGGGATCAAATGAAGCGTCTTCGATATAGTAATGATGACAAAAGTATCTACTTTATCCCTAGTGATGCCTTAAACCAGTACTACTACAGAGTAGGAGGACCTTTTAACTTACAATTAGACGTTGTAAAAGAGTTAGGTTATCCAGAAATTAGAACTTTAGAACAGTATGAGGCTGCAATTCAAGCCTATGTTAATAAATATCCTACAATTGATGGCCAAAAAACCATAGGGCTTTCGCTACTAGCTGATGACTGGAGAATAATGATCTCTACTACCAATCCAGCTTTTTTTGCAACAGGAGCTCCAGATGATGGTGAGTTTACAATAGACCCAGAGACTTTTGATGCTCAAATTCACTATAAAAGACCTGCAGAGAGAGAGTATTTTAGATGGTTAAACCATATGAATGATATAGGGTTATTAGACCAAGAGAGCTTTGTTCAAAAGTATGACCAATATATTGCAAAAATAGCTTCAGGTAGAGTTTTAGCTGCAATTGATCAGGATTGGGAAATATCCCAAGCTGTTAACTCTCTGAAATCAGAGGGTAAATATAATAGAATCTATGGGCGATTCCCTGTTACGTTAAATAAAGATTATAAAATTCCAGTATTTCAACAAACTGGGTTCTCTGGTGGTTGGGGACTTGCAATTACTACATCTTGTAAAGATCCAGTAAAAGCTATTAAGTTTTTAGACTACCTTGCATCTGAAGAGGGTCAGATCGTTGTTAACTGGGGTCTTGAGGGAATACATTATAACTATGATGAAAATGGTAAAAGGGTAATACCAGATGATGTTATGGATATGAAAGTAAATGATAATAACAAGTTTAAAATGGAGACAGGAATTGGAAACTATCTTCTATCTGCAAGATATGGTGATGGAAACAAGGACTCTACAGGAAACTACTTTACTACTAATAACCCAGAGATGATTTTAAAGGATTACTCAGATTTAGAAAAAGAAGTTTTAGCAGGTTATGGAGCTACATTCTGGAAAGACCTATTCCCTAAAGAGGATGAGTTCCCTGTTAAACCTTGGGGTGCAGCGTGGAATATTCCAATCCCAAATGACTCTCCAATTACAGTTTTCCAACAAAAAGAGCAGGATATTGTAAGAAGGTTGATCCCAGAGGCTATTTTAGCAACTCCAGCAGAGTTTGATGAAGTGTACGATCAACTTCTTGAAGAGTTAGAAGCTATTAACGCTACAGAAATGGAGAAAGAGTACTCTAAATACATTAAAAAACGAATCCAACTTTGGAACGACTAA
- a CDS encoding sensor histidine kinase, which produces MDKIRNLCKYNYMQNRLLRTFNDLGLRGKMVISFLILIILPFTFITSFMVQHFRDIMIDKAYNQSLENMVRSKSSTTEALQRALTISDKVSLMYTIGDIVNREYQSSLEVFKTYREFTTFREYINDYPEITAIKIYVDNNTMLNNWEFIPVNNEIINRAWYKRALGSNGQNTWLSFSDITKKNNTNLSLVRTLYFKEHGNYAVLVIDIDTKRLNNLFSKESYETFIVDEYGKIISTNNAGRKSNSYYEFEEEFPNLREAKGQYNILIDNKKYHMIVDDITTENSSNGVKIFSIFSVSSIIEEANEVWLFGFRSIILLVIIASLALYILYSILVRRLIRVQESMDIVANGHFHSFIEIDGKDEIGKLAHHFNNMVKNINRLVTQIDITNRQKRALENHQNEIKLQMLASQINPHFLFNSLEAIRMKAHMDSQPEIANIVKQLGRLMRRVLEVEGSWFSLKNELEIIKSFLEIEKFRLDSNFDYYIDVEDECLEVMMPPLLIQPLIENALIHGIEKKPGEGN; this is translated from the coding sequence TTGGATAAAATAAGAAACCTATGTAAATATAATTATATGCAAAATAGACTACTTAGAACTTTTAACGATTTAGGCCTTAGGGGAAAGATGGTTATTAGCTTTCTTATATTAATTATACTACCATTTACATTTATTACTTCATTTATGGTTCAACACTTTAGGGATATTATGATTGATAAAGCTTATAATCAATCCCTTGAGAATATGGTTAGATCAAAATCTAGTACAACTGAGGCTCTACAGAGGGCTTTAACCATATCTGATAAAGTTTCTTTAATGTACACTATAGGAGATATTGTAAATAGAGAGTATCAAAGTAGTTTAGAGGTTTTTAAGACATATAGAGAATTTACTACTTTTCGAGAGTATATAAATGATTATCCTGAAATTACTGCTATAAAAATCTATGTAGATAATAATACAATGTTAAATAACTGGGAGTTTATACCTGTAAACAATGAAATTATTAATAGAGCTTGGTATAAAAGAGCTTTAGGCTCTAACGGACAAAACACATGGCTATCCTTTAGCGATATTACTAAAAAAAATAATACAAACCTAAGTTTAGTTAGAACTTTATACTTTAAAGAGCATGGAAATTATGCTGTGTTAGTTATTGATATAGATACAAAAAGACTAAATAATCTTTTCTCAAAAGAGTCATATGAAACATTTATAGTTGATGAGTATGGAAAAATCATTTCCACAAATAATGCTGGAAGAAAGAGTAATAGTTATTATGAATTTGAGGAGGAATTTCCGAATTTGAGAGAGGCTAAAGGTCAGTATAATATTTTGATTGATAATAAGAAGTACCATATGATTGTAGATGATATTACCACAGAAAACTCTAGTAATGGGGTAAAGATCTTCTCTATTTTTTCTGTCTCTTCAATTATAGAGGAGGCTAATGAGGTATGGTTATTTGGTTTTCGTTCTATAATACTGCTTGTTATAATAGCTAGTTTAGCCCTCTATATTCTATATTCAATACTAGTTCGAAGATTAATAAGGGTTCAGGAGTCTATGGATATTGTAGCCAATGGACATTTTCACTCATTCATTGAGATAGATGGGAAGGATGAGATAGGGAAGTTAGCACACCACTTTAATAACATGGTTAAAAATATTAATAGGCTTGTTACCCAAATAGATATTACAAATAGACAAAAAAGGGCCTTAGAGAATCACCAAAACGAGATAAAGCTTCAAATGCTCGCAAGTCAGATAAATCCACACTTTCTCTTTAACTCTTTAGAGGCAATTAGAATGAAGGCACATATGGACAGCCAACCAGAGATTGCCAACATAGTTAAGCAGTTAGGCCGTCTAATGCGAAGGGTTTTAGAAGTAGAAGGTTCTTGGTTCTCCCTTAAAAATGAACTTGAAATAATAAAGAGTTTTTTAGAAATAGAAAAATTTAGATTAGACAGTAATTTTGACTATTATATAGATGTGGAAGATGAATGTTTAGAAGTAATGATGCCCCCTTTACTAATACAGCCACTAATTGAAAATGCCCTTATTCATGGAATAGAGAAGAAACCCGGGGAGGGGAATTAA
- a CDS encoding beta-glucosidase: MIDGHLKRVKPLVERLTLENKINLMCQYQEDIPELGIGKYKHGTEAAHGISWLGKATMFPQPIGLAGTWDKELLKKVGEVIGIEARGFYARDPEVNGLTLWAPTIDLNRDPRWGRTDEGYGEDPILVANMASALINGIQGDDPKYLRAAATLKHFYGNNNEIDRGFCSTNISERIKREYYLKVFKLVIDKTQVMSMMTAYNSVNGVPANIHPDLHNIVRDEWGWPGFVVSDAGDVLSLISEHKYVENTVDAVSLSIKAGIDSITDDHDISKKALREALDCGKLVEEDLDKAITRALLVRSMIGEFNKNNPYSNITEDIIGAEEHGKVAHEASKKSIVLLKNSNKILPLTSKDTGISLLGNMADRIYRDWYSGEFLYEVTADKAFKNNYARVSVCDGNDRVTIQDNTSGLYLSHDGSFTKEPTIFEMEEWGWGATTFRYPETKKYLTSLDNSISCEADSIFGWFTKEVFYTKQSESTQIITWNNVDTYVEDAKLAFKHKGATDGDIGISASTPLNPVYAGEGNFSIKQVSDGISKAVEMAENTKYPIVIVGNHPLINGKETIDRHDLVLAKRQIELANKVIDINKDAILVLIGSYPFALGELKEKYSTILYASHLGQEFGNAIVDVISGKENPSGRLPLTWYKSSKDLGDIMDYELPTGGKTYLYYKGDVEYPFGHGLNYSNIEYSDLKVNNKTIRSNDNIELSFKIKNSGPYDAREVVQIYIKHYGNRVIRPIQQLVDFEKVLIKNGESKIIEFVVSASEFNYWDEDSNKFQWEKGYGEIFISKSSRNNILKQKLELA; this comes from the coding sequence ATGATTGATGGACATTTAAAAAGGGTTAAACCCTTAGTTGAAAGACTAACACTAGAGAATAAGATAAACTTAATGTGCCAGTACCAGGAAGATATACCTGAATTGGGAATTGGTAAATATAAACATGGAACAGAAGCGGCCCATGGTATATCCTGGCTAGGGAAAGCAACTATGTTCCCTCAACCTATCGGTTTGGCAGGTACTTGGGATAAAGAACTTTTAAAAAAAGTTGGTGAAGTTATAGGGATTGAAGCTAGAGGATTTTATGCTAGGGACCCAGAAGTAAACGGACTAACACTATGGGCTCCAACAATTGACTTAAATAGAGACCCAAGATGGGGAAGGACAGATGAGGGGTATGGAGAAGACCCTATATTAGTGGCAAATATGGCGTCCGCCCTTATTAATGGGATCCAAGGTGATGACCCTAAGTATCTAAGAGCTGCAGCAACTTTAAAACATTTTTATGGTAATAATAACGAGATTGATAGAGGATTCTGCTCCACTAATATATCTGAGAGGATAAAACGTGAGTACTACCTAAAAGTTTTTAAGCTTGTTATTGATAAAACCCAGGTTATGTCTATGATGACTGCTTATAACTCTGTAAATGGAGTCCCCGCAAATATACACCCTGACCTACACAACATTGTAAGAGACGAATGGGGATGGCCGGGGTTTGTAGTTAGTGATGCAGGAGATGTTTTATCATTAATAAGTGAACATAAATATGTTGAAAATACTGTTGATGCAGTATCTTTATCCATTAAAGCTGGTATTGACAGTATAACTGATGACCACGATATTAGTAAAAAAGCTCTTAGAGAAGCCTTAGATTGTGGAAAACTAGTGGAAGAAGACTTAGATAAAGCCATAACCAGGGCTCTTTTAGTTAGGTCTATGATAGGAGAATTTAATAAAAACAACCCCTATTCCAATATTACAGAGGATATTATAGGAGCCGAGGAACATGGGAAAGTAGCTCATGAAGCATCTAAAAAGAGTATTGTATTACTAAAAAATAGTAATAAGATACTACCTCTGACTTCAAAGGATACTGGAATATCTCTATTGGGTAACATGGCGGATAGAATTTATAGAGATTGGTATAGTGGAGAATTTCTGTATGAAGTAACTGCTGATAAAGCTTTTAAAAACAATTATGCTAGAGTCTCTGTATGTGATGGTAACGATAGAGTTACAATACAGGATAATACTTCCGGCCTATATCTTTCTCATGATGGATCTTTTACAAAGGAACCAACAATTTTTGAAATGGAAGAGTGGGGATGGGGGGCTACAACCTTTAGATACCCAGAGACAAAAAAATATTTAACAAGTTTAGATAACTCAATATCCTGCGAAGCTGACTCTATCTTTGGGTGGTTCACTAAGGAAGTTTTTTATACCAAGCAGAGTGAATCAACACAGATCATTACATGGAATAATGTTGATACATATGTAGAAGATGCAAAGTTAGCTTTTAAACATAAAGGTGCAACTGATGGGGATATAGGGATTTCAGCATCAACACCCCTTAATCCTGTCTATGCAGGAGAAGGTAACTTTTCTATAAAACAAGTTTCAGATGGAATATCTAAAGCAGTAGAAATGGCTGAAAATACTAAGTACCCTATTGTTATAGTAGGGAATCACCCATTAATTAATGGTAAAGAGACAATTGATAGGCACGATTTAGTTCTAGCTAAGAGACAGATAGAATTGGCCAATAAAGTAATAGACATTAATAAAGATGCAATATTAGTTTTAATTGGTAGTTACCCATTTGCCCTAGGAGAATTAAAAGAAAAGTACAGCACTATCCTCTATGCATCACACCTTGGTCAGGAGTTTGGAAATGCAATAGTGGATGTTATATCCGGGAAAGAAAATCCAAGTGGTCGACTACCTCTAACCTGGTATAAATCATCTAAGGATTTAGGAGATATAATGGATTATGAGCTCCCAACTGGGGGAAAAACATACCTTTATTATAAAGGTGATGTGGAATATCCATTTGGTCACGGTTTAAACTACTCTAATATAGAGTATTCTGATTTAAAGGTTAATAATAAAACAATTAGGAGTAATGATAATATAGAGCTATCTTTTAAGATAAAAAACAGTGGCCCCTATGATGCTAGAGAAGTTGTTCAGATATATATTAAACATTATGGAAACAGAGTTATACGTCCAATACAACAACTTGTTGATTTTGAAAAGGTACTTATTAAAAATGGAGAGTCCAAGATTATTGAGTTTGTTGTAAGTGCATCTGAGTTTAACTACTGGGATGAAGATAGTAATAAATTTCAATGGGAGAAGGGTTATGGAGAGATATTTATTTCCAAATCATCTAGAAATAACATTTTAAAACAAAAATTAGAACTAGCTTAA